In the Phaeobacter gallaeciensis genome, one interval contains:
- the motA gene encoding flagellar motor stator protein MotA encodes MIGIIGIVVIFAMVFGGYLMAGGKMGIILKSLPFELMMIGGAAVGAFLISNDMSGIKHTLKDVGKVFKGPKWKPDDYRDLLCLLFSLIRIARANPVEVEQHIEDPENSSVFNKYPKIVADKEVVNLICDTMRSASMNYDDPHQVEEVLEKRMEANLHHAMHGSHALQTMADGLPALGIVAAVLGVIKTMASIDQPPEVLGKMIGGALVGTFLGVFLAYGLVGPFASKVKSVTEEDAHFYQLIREVLVANLHNHAAAICIEVGRQNTPSHIRPGFSELEEALRSVKQDAA; translated from the coding sequence GTGATCGGGATTATAGGTATTGTCGTCATCTTTGCCATGGTTTTTGGCGGGTATCTGATGGCTGGCGGCAAGATGGGCATCATCCTGAAGTCGCTTCCTTTTGAGCTGATGATGATTGGCGGGGCAGCGGTCGGTGCCTTTCTTATCAGCAATGACATGAGCGGTATCAAACACACGCTCAAGGATGTTGGGAAAGTCTTCAAGGGCCCCAAGTGGAAGCCGGATGATTACCGGGATCTGCTGTGCCTGCTCTTTTCCCTGATCCGGATCGCCCGTGCGAACCCGGTCGAGGTGGAGCAGCATATCGAAGACCCCGAGAATTCGTCGGTGTTTAACAAATACCCTAAAATCGTGGCCGACAAGGAGGTGGTGAACCTGATTTGCGACACCATGCGCTCGGCCTCGATGAACTACGACGACCCGCATCAGGTCGAGGAAGTTCTGGAAAAGCGGATGGAAGCCAACCTGCATCACGCAATGCACGGCAGCCACGCGCTTCAGACCATGGCAGACGGCCTGCCGGCCCTGGGGATTGTTGCGGCGGTTCTGGGTGTGATCAAGACCATGGCCTCGATCGACCAGCCGCCAGAGGTTCTGGGCAAGATGATCGGCGGCGCCCTTGTCGGTACCTTCCTTGGCGTGTTCCTGGCCTATGGTCTGGTTGGCCCCTTCGCCAGCAAGGTCAAATCGGTGACCGAGGAAGACGCGCATTTCTATCAGCTGATCCGCGAAGTACTTGTGGCCAACCTGCATAACCACGCGGCAGCAATCTGCATCGAGGTCGGGCGTCAGAATACCCCGTCTCATATCCGCCCCGGTTTTTCGGAACTGGAAGAAGCTCTCAGATCGGTGAAACAGGACGCAGCATGA
- a CDS encoding tetratricopeptide repeat protein — protein sequence MIWRALAITATVLASLLVSGEARAQTIVARSGEHDGFSRLVMRLPNGADWSLTQSGRSATLNIGARDIVYDTSRVFNLIPRDRLQAIGQAAPGQPLRMDLGCNCEIRSYVQRDGYLVIDIRDGNDEPVYSTAGSGAAVGNGRPFVPSLPLQTAEEPKTEQPTSGYRFNLGQSAIADARLALDLAAAVERSAPPAPATSTTRVEAPVAQSEMHAATSAEQLRLPALLPLEPRAEASNVPTPDPVKANMGEPQKPMTLPEVNLLLDMEESARAATVNASEQRLLRQIGRAANQGLLDIAIAGGQIDAGQRQINPLDRDGRPLDPLDNISITSAVDREAGLLARARDEEDESELCLPDHGIAVYNWGNDSSFADQVGPLRSALVREFDDVNPAGVLALAKLYIFFGFGAEAKAMIQAMPEDRLTPENRNILNALADLVEGETLPINHPFSGQQICDGDTTLWSVLADGEIKKGANTDAIQQAFGRLPVHLRVHLGPKVSSLFSEAEQYHVAGAILRSVNRTGVDHVPELNMAEAAIADLEGDTEKAAEKLTEAVAERTENTPVALIELIALSYKEGKALSPDVPDVVGSYEHENRDGELGSDLRKAEITALALTGRFHDAFQELKELSNRDGPAARTAALEPLMTLLTERADDVTFLQYALVFAMQSTAREAAPVADIIARRLLDLGFAEQAMSLLKKLALEPENEKRREMLAEAALALNKPQRALVELMGLESTEANRLRAEALWRNGEYGRSGEYMQVAEDKNAAARGFWHSENLEAIQSLEADEGTPFRQVADMTTEIGETAKDPEGLTPLAHARALVESSQGTRGGIEDLLKQLKPARAETE from the coding sequence ATGATTTGGCGCGCACTTGCGATAACTGCCACAGTTTTGGCCAGTCTTCTGGTCTCGGGCGAAGCCCGGGCCCAGACGATCGTGGCCCGCTCAGGTGAACACGACGGATTTTCCCGGCTGGTTATGCGTCTGCCCAATGGGGCGGACTGGTCTCTGACCCAAAGTGGGCGAAGTGCGACATTGAACATCGGCGCCCGGGACATTGTTTATGACACGTCCCGCGTCTTCAACCTGATCCCACGGGACCGGTTGCAGGCCATCGGACAGGCTGCGCCCGGGCAGCCGTTGCGGATGGATCTGGGCTGCAACTGCGAAATCCGGTCTTACGTGCAACGCGATGGCTATCTCGTGATCGATATCCGTGATGGCAACGATGAACCAGTCTATTCCACGGCAGGCAGTGGTGCCGCCGTAGGCAATGGTCGGCCCTTCGTGCCCTCCCTTCCTTTGCAAACCGCCGAGGAGCCGAAAACCGAGCAACCGACATCCGGTTACCGGTTCAATCTGGGACAAAGCGCCATCGCGGATGCCCGCCTGGCGCTGGATCTCGCTGCTGCGGTGGAACGCAGCGCACCACCCGCGCCAGCAACCAGTACAACTCGTGTGGAGGCGCCCGTCGCCCAGTCCGAAATGCACGCCGCAACGAGCGCCGAACAGTTACGTCTGCCTGCGCTATTGCCGTTGGAGCCGCGTGCCGAAGCAAGCAATGTGCCGACGCCGGATCCCGTCAAGGCCAATATGGGCGAGCCGCAGAAGCCGATGACGTTGCCGGAAGTGAATCTGCTTCTCGATATGGAAGAATCGGCCCGCGCTGCGACCGTGAACGCCTCTGAACAGCGCCTACTGCGTCAGATTGGCCGCGCCGCGAACCAGGGTCTTTTGGACATCGCCATCGCAGGTGGGCAGATCGATGCCGGACAGCGGCAGATCAATCCGCTGGACCGGGATGGGCGTCCACTGGATCCACTGGATAATATCTCCATTACATCCGCAGTCGATCGGGAGGCGGGGCTTCTCGCCCGCGCCCGTGACGAAGAGGATGAATCCGAATTGTGCCTGCCTGATCATGGTATCGCCGTATACAACTGGGGCAATGACAGCTCCTTTGCCGATCAGGTGGGACCGCTGCGCAGTGCGTTAGTTCGCGAGTTTGACGACGTTAATCCGGCAGGTGTGCTGGCCTTGGCGAAACTCTACATTTTTTTCGGCTTTGGCGCCGAAGCCAAGGCGATGATCCAAGCCATGCCCGAGGACCGGCTGACACCGGAAAACAGAAATATCCTGAATGCTTTGGCGGATCTCGTTGAAGGCGAGACATTGCCGATAAACCATCCGTTTTCCGGACAGCAAATCTGTGACGGCGACACTACCCTGTGGTCGGTATTGGCGGATGGTGAAATCAAGAAAGGTGCCAATACCGATGCCATTCAGCAGGCGTTTGGGCGTTTGCCTGTACATCTGCGGGTGCACCTTGGCCCCAAGGTTAGTTCTCTCTTTTCCGAGGCAGAGCAATATCATGTAGCCGGCGCGATCCTGAGGTCGGTGAACCGGACCGGTGTTGATCACGTGCCGGAATTGAATATGGCGGAGGCCGCGATTGCGGATCTGGAAGGGGACACGGAAAAGGCTGCGGAAAAACTGACCGAAGCTGTTGCGGAACGCACAGAGAATACTCCGGTTGCCCTGATTGAGCTGATTGCGCTCAGCTATAAGGAAGGCAAGGCTCTGTCGCCGGACGTGCCGGATGTTGTCGGCTCTTATGAGCACGAGAATCGCGACGGCGAACTGGGGTCGGATCTGCGCAAGGCCGAGATCACCGCCCTGGCGCTCACCGGACGTTTTCACGATGCATTCCAAGAGCTGAAGGAACTCAGCAACCGCGATGGTCCGGCCGCCCGCACGGCCGCTCTGGAACCTTTGATGACTCTTCTCACAGAGCGCGCGGACGACGTAACCTTCCTTCAGTATGCGCTCGTCTTTGCGATGCAATCCACCGCCAGAGAAGCGGCGCCGGTCGCAGATATCATCGCGCGCCGGTTGCTGGATCTCGGATTTGCAGAGCAGGCCATGTCCCTGCTGAAGAAACTGGCGCTGGAGCCCGAAAACGAAAAACGCCGCGAGATGCTGGCCGAAGCAGCTCTGGCGTTGAATAAGCCGCAGCGGGCTCTGGTTGAACTGATGGGGCTGGAGAGCACCGAGGCCAACCGTCTGCGCGCTGAGGCGCTGTGGCGCAATGGTGAATACGGCCGGTCGGGTGAATACATGCAGGTCGCAGAGGACAAGAACGCGGCGGCCCGCGGCTTCTGGCACTCCGAAAACCTGGAAGCGATCCAGTCGTTGGAAGCGGATGAGGGAACTCCGTTCCGGCAAGTTGCCGACATGACCACAGAAATCGGCGAGACAGCGAAGGATCCCGAAGGTCTGACACCGCTGGCCCATGCCCGTGCACTTGTCGAAAGCAGCCAGGGCACCCGCGGCGGGATCGAAGATCTGCTGAAACAGCTGAAACCCGCACGCGCTGAAACAGAGTAA
- a CDS encoding flagellar basal body-associated FliL family protein — protein MTDAVVDTEEPAKKSKMPLIIGVVLAVAGAGGGFFAVQSGLLPFGHKAAPESAHMTEEAPEGVDSGETAEDIANLAFIEMEPIVISLQSPSGIRHLRFRAQLEVDLAHQAEVEKVLPRVVDVLNSYLRALEVKDLSDPMALPKLRAQMLRRINIATGQGRVRDLLIMDFVLN, from the coding sequence ATGACAGACGCTGTAGTAGATACAGAAGAACCAGCCAAAAAAAGCAAAATGCCCCTGATTATTGGGGTTGTGCTTGCGGTAGCTGGTGCGGGCGGCGGATTCTTCGCCGTTCAGTCAGGCCTTCTTCCTTTTGGTCACAAAGCAGCGCCCGAATCGGCGCATATGACCGAAGAGGCGCCAGAAGGCGTGGATAGTGGTGAGACGGCAGAGGATATTGCCAATCTCGCCTTCATCGAAATGGAACCGATTGTGATATCGCTGCAAAGTCCCAGCGGCATTCGGCATTTGCGGTTCCGTGCACAACTAGAGGTAGATCTGGCCCATCAGGCCGAGGTCGAAAAAGTCCTCCCACGAGTTGTCGATGTTCTGAACAGCTATCTACGCGCTTTGGAGGTTAAGGATCTTTCCGATCCGATGGCCCTGCCAAAACTGCGCGCACAGATGCTGCGGCGGATCAATATCGCGACCGGACAGGGTCGCGTGAGGGATCTGCTGATCATGGATTTCGTACTAAACTAG
- the fliP gene encoding flagellar type III secretion system pore protein FliP (The bacterial flagellar biogenesis protein FliP forms a type III secretion system (T3SS)-type pore required for flagellar assembly.) — translation MTHKPIAYAALALFLALALPQAAVAQELSLSLADGQSISARSIQLILLITVLSLAPGLLIMVTCFPFLVTVLSILRQGMGLQQAPPNMLMISLALFLTYFVMEPVFNEAWVNGISPLIEEQVDVETGITRGLEPFRAFMANRLDPDTFYAIADLRPATQGIDPTADAPLSVLVSSFLLSEIARAFQIGFLVFLPFLVIDLVVAAILMSMGMMMVPPAVVSLPFKLAFFVVADGWSLIATALVRSYYPS, via the coding sequence ATGACACACAAACCTATCGCCTATGCGGCGCTGGCGCTTTTTCTGGCGCTGGCCCTGCCGCAGGCCGCCGTTGCTCAAGAACTGAGCCTATCATTGGCGGATGGACAGTCGATTTCGGCGCGGTCCATCCAGCTGATTCTGCTGATCACCGTGCTGAGCCTCGCGCCCGGCCTTTTGATCATGGTTACCTGCTTTCCGTTCCTCGTAACGGTGCTGTCGATCCTGCGCCAGGGCATGGGCCTGCAGCAGGCGCCGCCAAACATGCTGATGATCAGCCTGGCGTTGTTCCTGACCTATTTCGTGATGGAGCCGGTATTCAACGAAGCCTGGGTGAACGGGATCAGCCCGTTGATCGAAGAACAGGTGGACGTCGAAACCGGCATTACCCGGGGGCTGGAACCCTTCAGAGCCTTCATGGCAAACCGGCTGGATCCGGACACCTTTTATGCCATCGCAGATCTGCGCCCAGCCACCCAAGGGATCGATCCAACAGCCGATGCGCCGCTGTCTGTTCTGGTCTCCAGCTTTCTTCTGTCGGAAATCGCGCGGGCATTTCAGATTGGCTTTCTGGTCTTTCTCCCCTTCCTGGTTATCGACCTGGTGGTCGCCGCTATCCTGATGTCCATGGGTATGATGATGGTGCCCCCAGCAGTGGTCTCCCTGCCGTTCAAACTGGCGTTCTTCGTGGTCGCCGATGGCTGGAGCCTGATCGCAACCGCCCTGGTACGCAGTTACTATCCATCCTAG
- a CDS encoding flagellar basal body P-ring protein FlgI, translating to MLKFLRLLIACLLLPAMAQASAIRLKDLVEFDGVRGNDLVGYGLVVGLDGTGDGLRNSPFTEEIMSNILERLGVNVTGEQFRPKNVAAVFVTATLPPFARVGGNVDVTVSAIGDSKSLMGGTLIMTPLNAADGQIYAVAQGTILAGGTVAEGEAASVTQGVPTAGVIPAGGRVEREIDFDLSSLSSMRLALREPDFTTAGRIERAINAEFGRSVALMRDSGTVEVDIQRTRARSTAHAVGRIENILVEPQRKARVVIDQASGTIVMGSDVRISRVAVAQGNLTLRIEEAPLVVQPNPFGNGESVVVPRTGAAIEEEEGIQLAEVPESTSLSEVVAGLNALGVSPRDMIDILKSLKAAGALHAEFVVR from the coding sequence ATGTTGAAATTTCTACGTCTCCTCATCGCCTGTCTGCTTCTGCCTGCGATGGCTCAGGCCAGCGCGATCCGGCTGAAGGATCTGGTGGAGTTTGATGGCGTGCGCGGCAATGATCTGGTTGGTTACGGCCTGGTTGTGGGGCTGGATGGCACCGGTGATGGTCTACGCAATTCGCCTTTCACCGAAGAAATCATGTCGAACATTCTGGAGCGCCTCGGCGTTAACGTGACGGGCGAACAATTCCGTCCGAAGAACGTGGCCGCAGTGTTTGTGACAGCAACTCTGCCACCGTTTGCGCGGGTTGGCGGCAACGTCGATGTGACGGTTTCGGCCATTGGCGACTCCAAAAGCCTGATGGGCGGCACCCTGATCATGACGCCACTCAATGCGGCCGACGGTCAGATCTATGCCGTGGCTCAGGGGACCATCCTGGCCGGTGGCACCGTCGCCGAGGGGGAGGCCGCCAGTGTGACGCAGGGCGTGCCGACCGCTGGTGTGATCCCGGCAGGTGGCCGGGTTGAGCGGGAGATCGATTTCGATCTGTCCTCTCTTTCGTCGATGCGTCTGGCGCTGCGTGAACCGGATTTCACCACCGCAGGCCGGATCGAACGGGCCATTAACGCTGAATTCGGCCGCAGCGTTGCCCTGATGCGGGACTCTGGCACGGTTGAGGTGGATATCCAGCGTACCCGTGCGCGATCCACGGCCCATGCGGTCGGCCGGATCGAAAACATCCTTGTCGAGCCACAGCGCAAGGCGCGTGTTGTCATTGATCAGGCTTCCGGCACCATTGTAATGGGCAGCGACGTGCGGATTTCGCGGGTGGCCGTGGCCCAGGGTAATCTGACCCTCCGGATAGAAGAAGCACCGCTTGTGGTACAGCCCAACCCGTTCGGAAATGGCGAATCGGTCGTCGTTCCGCGCACTGGTGCTGCCATCGAAGAGGAAGAGGGCATCCAACTGGCCGAGGTTCCCGAAAGCACTTCCCTGTCCGAAGTCGTCGCTGGGCTCAATGCGCTGGGTGTCTCTCCACGGGACATGATCGATATCCTGAAAAGCCTGAAAGCGGCGGGAGCTTTGCACGCGGAATTCGTAGTGCGCTGA
- the fliF gene encoding flagellar basal-body MS-ring/collar protein FliF — MQQIKNVWAGLDTRKRLIAIGATLAVILSILAMSNLATKPTMQLLYAGLESGTAGDVVSSLEQRNIQYEVRGGSIYVPSDKRDELRMTLASEGLPANGGRGYELLDSLSGFGTTSQMFDAAYWRAKEGELARTIVGSPHITQARVHIANTGTNPFQRTADATASVSVVPMGSPITPAQANAIRFLVASAVTGLAVENVAVIDANGALIGSTEAAAAAGAGSDDRSQSIRDRVMRLVEARVGHGNAVVEVSVETVTDTESIREKRVDPESRVAISTDVEERADSSQNQAGEVTVASNIPDGDAASGQGSKANTSATRERVNYEISETEKEIVRGPGAIKRLTVAVLVNGGMATNEAGETVFEPRPEEELQALRELISAAVGFNADRGDVITLKSMDLPSVEPQGTVATSSFMDNLYFDAMSLIQMGALALVTLILGLFVVRPILSNKGSSVAALSAPTGGALPDLPALGGGGDFMSNPDMGANLALDGEIQDNMGGDFAPLGDMPGMGSGLDDLGGLPALGGGGENPVDRLRSMIGERQEETVQILRGWLEENEERV, encoded by the coding sequence GTGCAGCAGATCAAGAATGTCTGGGCAGGTTTGGATACGCGGAAGCGCCTGATCGCAATTGGCGCGACTTTGGCCGTGATTCTCAGCATCCTGGCGATGTCCAATTTGGCAACCAAGCCAACAATGCAATTGTTATACGCCGGGCTGGAAAGCGGCACGGCCGGAGATGTGGTGAGCTCGCTTGAGCAGCGCAACATCCAATATGAAGTCCGCGGCGGCTCTATTTATGTGCCCTCGGACAAACGCGACGAGCTTCGGATGACCCTGGCAAGCGAGGGGCTTCCGGCAAATGGCGGGCGCGGTTACGAACTGCTCGATTCGCTCAGCGGGTTCGGAACGACTTCGCAGATGTTCGACGCCGCCTACTGGCGTGCAAAAGAAGGCGAGTTGGCCCGGACCATCGTCGGCAGCCCGCATATTACCCAAGCGCGAGTCCATATTGCCAATACTGGAACGAATCCTTTCCAGCGGACCGCAGATGCCACCGCATCGGTATCCGTGGTGCCGATGGGGTCGCCCATTACACCGGCGCAGGCCAACGCGATTCGCTTTCTGGTTGCCTCGGCCGTCACCGGCCTTGCGGTGGAAAACGTCGCCGTCATCGATGCCAATGGTGCCCTGATCGGATCCACCGAGGCTGCAGCAGCAGCGGGTGCAGGCTCCGATGACAGGTCGCAATCCATCCGCGATCGGGTCATGCGCCTTGTTGAGGCCCGAGTCGGCCATGGCAACGCAGTGGTTGAAGTCAGTGTCGAGACCGTAACCGACACCGAATCCATCCGCGAAAAGCGGGTCGACCCGGAAAGCCGTGTTGCGATCAGCACGGATGTGGAAGAACGCGCCGATTCGTCTCAGAACCAGGCCGGAGAGGTGACCGTCGCCTCGAATATTCCCGATGGGGATGCTGCATCAGGCCAGGGTTCCAAGGCGAACACCAGCGCAACGCGGGAACGGGTAAACTACGAGATCTCCGAAACCGAAAAAGAGATCGTGCGCGGCCCCGGTGCCATCAAGCGTCTCACCGTCGCGGTGCTGGTCAACGGTGGCATGGCGACCAACGAAGCCGGTGAAACCGTCTTTGAACCGCGCCCCGAAGAAGAACTGCAAGCCCTGCGCGAGCTGATTTCGGCCGCTGTCGGATTTAACGCGGACCGCGGTGATGTGATTACCCTGAAGTCGATGGATCTTCCCTCTGTCGAGCCGCAGGGCACGGTGGCCACCAGCTCCTTCATGGACAATCTGTATTTCGACGCCATGTCGCTGATCCAGATGGGGGCCCTGGCACTGGTTACCCTAATCCTTGGCCTCTTCGTTGTCCGCCCGATTCTGTCCAACAAAGGATCCTCTGTCGCCGCGCTGAGCGCACCTACCGGCGGTGCATTGCCTGATCTGCCCGCCTTGGGCGGAGGTGGCGACTTCATGTCGAACCCGGACATGGGTGCGAATCTCGCCCTGGACGGAGAAATCCAAGACAACATGGGCGGCGATTTTGCTCCACTTGGCGATATGCCCGGCATGGGTAGCGGCCTGGACGACCTGGGCGGACTGCCCGCACTGGGTGGTGGTGGCGAAAACCCCGTCGACAGGCTGCGCTCCATGATCGGTGAACGTCAGGAAGAAACCGTCCAGATTCTGCGCGGCTGGCTGGAAGAGAACGAGGAACGAGTCTGA
- a CDS encoding ABC transporter ATP-binding protein, producing MSITHLLEDFGGGSAVEAPDPGLSEEAVEEQRLVSFEKGYSAGWEDAISAKDQESTRISATLASSLEDLNFTYHEAQAQLIESLDPMFKVLTSSVLPDAMSATFGHHIVDQLTDMARFQTDQAMQIVVSPSESHAVRALVAENISVPVKVQEDDTLAEGQAYLRVGASERELNSSALLESIHGSIDAFTYHVREDSQYG from the coding sequence ATGAGTATCACGCACCTTCTGGAAGACTTCGGCGGCGGTTCAGCCGTCGAAGCCCCCGACCCCGGGCTTTCCGAGGAGGCCGTCGAAGAACAAAGGCTGGTGTCCTTTGAAAAGGGATACAGCGCTGGCTGGGAAGACGCCATCAGCGCAAAGGATCAGGAATCAACGCGGATTTCGGCCACGCTGGCCAGTTCGCTTGAAGACCTGAACTTTACCTACCACGAGGCCCAGGCCCAGCTCATCGAATCGCTGGACCCGATGTTCAAGGTACTGACCAGTTCGGTCCTGCCGGATGCTATGTCAGCCACCTTTGGCCACCACATCGTTGATCAACTGACCGATATGGCCCGGTTCCAGACCGATCAGGCGATGCAGATCGTGGTGTCGCCGAGCGAAAGCCACGCGGTCCGTGCCCTTGTTGCAGAAAACATCTCGGTTCCGGTGAAAGTTCAGGAAGACGATACCCTGGCCGAAGGTCAGGCTTATCTGCGTGTCGGCGCCTCCGAACGCGAACTAAACAGCTCCGCGCTGCTCGAATCTATTCATGGTTCGATCGACGCCTTTACCTATCATGTCAGAGAGGACAGCCAGTATGGATAA
- a CDS encoding phytoene desaturase family protein, whose translation MATPEEKGWDAIIIGSGMGGMAAAAALSKLGHKVLLLEQYQTLGGLTHSFSMEGFTWDAGIHYLNCVAPEDRERHMLDWLSDTPIEFTSMGSIYDNLHIGDAAPLSLSRPYEAQERDLKDRFPGEARAIEAWIAALKEGRQASFTATSTRAMPAIIGSAMKWWHSHAIDLWCKRTTQEVIDEITDNPDLAAAFAAQWFDHGGRPSKASFAMHALITGSYLESGAWYPSGGGASFAEHILPTITKAGGEARADTRVETLVIDNGRAVGVRTAEGEEIRAKFVISNIGARETVNSLLPEGSGHQDWIEEINALPHSVAHFSLFMGFEGDIEDAGATRSNHWIYPGGKVDVVWTDAPDNRPPGMFVSFASLKDSAHDPGPSRKYAGEIVAWTDWSVVEKWARLEPGARGEDYREFKEKVEDILFAQFETYFPDLAKLVVFRNLSTPLSTKAITGHYRGGFYGIDVTPKRVLSDALQVKTPVPGLILSGQDVLTPGIPGALWGGIFAAASIDPKVWRELPK comes from the coding sequence TTGGCTACCCCTGAAGAGAAGGGCTGGGACGCCATCATCATCGGCTCTGGCATGGGTGGGATGGCCGCGGCCGCCGCGCTTTCGAAGCTTGGGCACAAGGTCCTTCTTCTGGAGCAGTACCAGACGCTTGGAGGTCTGACCCACAGCTTCTCCATGGAAGGGTTCACTTGGGATGCGGGCATCCACTACCTCAATTGCGTCGCTCCGGAAGATCGCGAGCGCCACATGCTGGACTGGCTGTCGGACACGCCGATTGAGTTCACCTCCATGGGTTCGATTTATGACAACCTGCATATCGGAGATGCGGCGCCGCTGTCCCTGTCGCGACCTTACGAGGCTCAGGAGCGTGATCTTAAGGATCGATTTCCGGGCGAGGCTAGGGCCATCGAAGCGTGGATCGCTGCGCTCAAGGAAGGCAGGCAGGCGTCCTTTACGGCTACTTCTACCCGTGCAATGCCTGCGATCATCGGGTCGGCTATGAAGTGGTGGCATAGCCACGCCATCGACCTTTGGTGCAAGCGGACGACGCAAGAGGTTATCGACGAGATCACAGACAACCCCGATCTGGCCGCCGCCTTCGCTGCGCAGTGGTTCGACCATGGCGGCAGACCCAGCAAAGCGAGCTTTGCGATGCATGCCCTGATTACAGGCTCTTACCTTGAGAGCGGCGCCTGGTATCCGTCGGGCGGTGGCGCGTCCTTTGCAGAGCACATCCTGCCGACGATCACAAAGGCCGGGGGAGAGGCGCGGGCAGACACCAGAGTCGAAACGCTGGTCATCGATAATGGGCGGGCCGTTGGCGTCCGCACGGCAGAGGGAGAGGAAATCCGAGCAAAGTTCGTGATCTCCAATATCGGGGCGCGCGAGACCGTAAACTCGCTTTTGCCCGAGGGGAGCGGACATCAGGACTGGATCGAAGAGATCAACGCATTGCCCCACTCGGTGGCTCATTTCAGCCTCTTTATGGGCTTTGAGGGCGATATCGAGGATGCTGGAGCGACCCGTTCGAACCATTGGATATACCCAGGTGGAAAGGTGGACGTCGTCTGGACCGACGCTCCCGACAATCGGCCCCCGGGCATGTTCGTTTCGTTTGCTTCGCTAAAGGACAGTGCGCACGATCCCGGCCCGTCCCGCAAATACGCCGGAGAGATCGTGGCGTGGACCGACTGGTCGGTGGTGGAGAAGTGGGCCCGGCTGGAGCCTGGCGCACGGGGCGAGGACTACCGGGAGTTCAAGGAAAAGGTCGAGGATATCCTGTTCGCGCAGTTCGAGACATATTTCCCCGACCTCGCCAAGCTCGTGGTATTTCGCAACCTATCGACGCCCCTCTCCACCAAGGCGATCACGGGACATTATCGCGGCGGTTTCTACGGCATAGACGTCACGCCCAAACGGGTGCTGAGCGACGCACTCCAGGTAAAGACACCGGTACCGGGGCTAATCCTTTCAGGTCAGGACGTTTTGACACCGGGCATTCCCGGAGCCCTATGGGGTGGAATCTTCGCCGCGGCCAGCATTGATCCGAAGGTCTGGCGCGAGCTTCCTAAGTAG
- a CDS encoding FliM/FliN family flagellar motor switch protein yields MDNAAELNMKATDASNPFVSVPVEVVVSVGKARPLIRDLVNLGENAILTLDKRVEDPVDLYVGDRLVARGQLEEMEGDQAGQLAVRLTEIADLQNGLG; encoded by the coding sequence ATGGATAATGCAGCCGAACTCAATATGAAAGCCACCGATGCAAGCAACCCCTTCGTATCGGTTCCAGTGGAAGTGGTTGTTTCGGTCGGCAAGGCCCGGCCACTGATCCGCGATCTGGTCAACCTTGGCGAAAACGCGATCCTGACTCTGGACAAACGGGTCGAGGATCCGGTTGACCTTTATGTCGGGGACCGTCTGGTCGCCCGCGGTCAGCTGGAAGAAATGGAAGGCGATCAGGCTGGCCAGCTTGCCGTGCGCCTGACCGAAATTGCCGATCTGCAAAACGGGCTGGGATGA
- a CDS encoding MotE family protein, protein MSEKKKKSKKGARAKSGTLMMIALLLMGSAILRLGLDAGPAIAREVASLQKEGNEDHADKGEMRSESMPSSAELQAMLAAFKEREAALAAREAEIEDRMKALEIADQAIDTKLAALQDAEEKLKSTLALADGATEADVARLTTVYEQMKPKESAALFEEMDPTFAAGFLARMRPEAAAGIMAGLSPEAAYTISVVLAGRNGAVPTE, encoded by the coding sequence ATGAGCGAAAAGAAAAAGAAATCAAAGAAGGGCGCTCGCGCAAAAAGCGGCACCCTGATGATGATTGCATTGCTGCTGATGGGATCAGCGATTCTTCGCCTCGGTCTCGACGCAGGCCCGGCGATTGCTCGTGAAGTTGCCAGCCTTCAAAAGGAAGGCAACGAAGATCACGCGGATAAGGGCGAGATGCGCAGCGAATCGATGCCGTCTTCGGCAGAGCTACAGGCGATGCTGGCTGCGTTCAAGGAGCGCGAAGCGGCTCTTGCAGCCCGCGAGGCTGAAATCGAGGACCGTATGAAGGCGCTGGAGATCGCGGACCAGGCGATCGACACCAAACTCGCAGCGCTTCAGGATGCCGAGGAGAAGCTGAAATCCACTCTGGCTCTGGCCGATGGTGCGACCGAGGCGGATGTGGCCCGGCTGACCACCGTTTACGAGCAGATGAAGCCAAAAGAATCGGCTGCACTGTTTGAAGAGATGGATCCGACTTTTGCGGCCGGATTTCTGGCGCGCATGCGTCCCGAGGCAGCAGCTGGCATCATGGCCGGTCTGAGCCCCGAAGCGGCCTATACGATCAGCGTTGTGCTGGCCGGAAGAAATGGCGCCGTACCGACGGAATAA